AACGCGGGGAGCTCGATGAAAACGGGATGGTCGTGCACTTCGACAGACTGAAGGAGACGATAGGCTGCTGGATAGACGAGAACCTGGACCATCGCATGTTGCTCTGCGATCGCGATCCGATCGCGGCTACGCTCAAAAACGCCGGCGAGAGGCTGTTCGAGATGAAGGAGAACCCGACGGCTGAGAATATAGCAATGATGCTCTATGAGCTGGCAAAAAAATTCAACCTGCCGATCGCAAAAGTCGAAGTGTGGGAATCCGAAACGTCTAAGGCTTCGTTCTCTTCGGAAGGCGCTCTTTAACCCGTCACCACTTCTTTGATTTCAGGGAACTGGCGCTTGAGTTCCGCCTCCACGCCTGCCTTGAGGGTCATCATGGAGAACGGGCAGCAGCCGCATGCGCCGGTGAGCTTTACCACCACGGTGTTGTCCTTCTTCACCTCGACGAGCTCGATCCCGCCGCCGTCGGCCGCGAGCTTGGGGCTTATCTTTTCCTTGATCACCTTCTCTATCGATGCCTTGTCCATGAATTCCTCCTCAATTTTGGAATGCCCTTTGAGCATATAATCCAAACATGGGCAACAGCCATTTTTTTGACGGTATTATCATACTTAGAGAGGTGGCGCGTCTATACCCTATTGATATTTCAAGGTTTTTAATGGTCGAGTTGCTGGCATGTTCCTTGCTTTATTATGGATACGCCAGCAAATACAGATTTGAGCGGGGTCTGAAGGGGAGGACGTGCGAAGGCGGCTGGATGCGGTTTTGAGGGAGGCATGGATTAATAACTGTGGAAAACAACGGGTTTTGATAGTAAGGTTATCGGCACAACGCAGGGGGAAGACAGGAGGCAGGCAATGAAGAGATTCTTGGCAACAGCAACGGTTTTTGTCGCAGTGCTGGCGTTTGCCTCGACGGCTATGGCGGTGGCAGCGCCTGTATTCTCGAGCAACATCACCGATGAGTACGGCGGGGCAATTGAATTCGATGGCACCGATTCGACGATCAA
The genomic region above belongs to bacterium and contains:
- a CDS encoding 6-carboxytetrahydropterin synthase; amino-acid sequence: MKNTHTVSKTFSFCYGHRLMDDPGRCRHLHGHTAKVAFTLERGELDENGMVVHFDRLKETIGCWIDENLDHRMLLCDRDPIAATLKNAGERLFEMKENPTAENIAMMLYELAKKFNLPIAKVEVWESETSKASFSSEGAL
- a CDS encoding NifU family protein, which translates into the protein MDKASIEKVIKEKISPKLAADGGGIELVEVKKDNTVVVKLTGACGCCPFSMMTLKAGVEAELKRQFPEIKEVVTG